atctttcttttgtTCGAGCCATAGAGAGACTCGGCGGTCAAGAAAGTAAGTTTCATGAATTTTCTTCACTCTTTCATGATCATTGCAACTAAATTCTACTATATATCCACCAAAGCTTTTGGGGCTTCCTATTTGTAAGAACATGGCTTGATCTCcgtatttcaattttttttaattgatatagGAGCAACTCCTAAGCTAGTTCAGCAACTGATGAACATCAAGGGCCTCAGCATTGCTCATGTCAAGAGCCATTTACAGGTAATATAAGATTAcacaaaatgaaatgagaagcAAATTGAATTTTCAGTTTAATTTACTGTTTCAATTATCATTAAGATCAAAATTTTTTCCATGGACTTTGTTGTGACAGATGTATCGAAGCAAGAAGATCGATGATAAGGGTCAAGGTATACGCATTCAAATTGTTGTTCTAGGAGATTTAGCAATTAGTTAAGGTTAATCCTTGGCCATCTAggatgattttaataatataacatgagtgtgtttgacagtTATAAATTCTAGAGGACAATTGCATCCCAACGGGAGTGCAGTTCACAACCTTTGGCAACTTCCCACATTTGAAAGTATTGACCAAAGGGTTGGTTTCAACTTCAGGTATAAAACTATGTGTGCTTGTTTTGATTAATATAAGTGTTGATAAATTTTATCGTCTTAACATCACGGCATCTCTCTAGATATAGCAACATTTCGTGGGGTGGACATGGGGACTGGATATCCAGACCTTCTATGCCTGCTATGGGAGCCGGCTTTCATGATTCAGTAGCTGGAAGGATCTCTAAAGGAATCGGCACCAGTCTAAACAGAAGGAATGAGGTTTTCTACATGAATAATGATTGCACTTTGATCACTGAGCAATACAGCAAGAGACCCCATGAATTCCGGGAAGAATTTCAGATGTTTCATGATCGAGAACACATCCGTGCGCTAACCTGCAGATCAATCCCTACAGAAACCACTTGCACAATACAATTGCATAGAAGAGGAGTGCAAGATAAAGGCTTTAACAATTCAATTTCCCTAGATGGGAACTGGAGTAGTAATAGGGAAGATCAAAACTCGCTCAAAAGGAAAGCTCCAGATAGTGATATTGATCTGAATCTGTCACTGAATACAAGATCAAGAAAAGAGGCTAGGAAAGTGGCTTTGGATGAGGAA
The sequence above is drawn from the Vitis riparia cultivar Riparia Gloire de Montpellier isolate 1030 chromosome 6, EGFV_Vit.rip_1.0, whole genome shotgun sequence genome and encodes:
- the LOC117915918 gene encoding uncharacterized protein LOC117915918, coding for MERSMEESGKDDGSKTIDPFDGKDDEQEDDGNKTKTSVSSGNSVVDQESEKKTTSNGVRQYVRSKVPRLRWTPDLHLSFVRAIERLGGQERATPKLVQQLMNIKGLSIAHVKSHLQMYRSKKIDDKGQVINSRGQLHPNGSAVHNLWQLPTFESIDQRVGFNFRYSNISWGGHGDWISRPSMPAMGAGFHDSVAGRISKGIGTSLNRRNEVFYMNNDCTLITEQYSKRPHEFREEFQMFHDREHIRALTCRSIPTETTCTIQLHRRGVQDKGFNNSISLDGNWSSNREDQNSLKRKAPDSDIDLNLSLNTRSRKEARKVALDEEEVLDNNLSLSLSSPLKKVNYSIDLNMPSKFAG